Proteins encoded together in one Kitasatospora albolonga window:
- a CDS encoding XRE family transcriptional regulator: MKEHDRDDPGLDAVLTGVGPRLRRLRKDRGVTLSALSAATGISVSTLSRLESGGRRPSLELLLPIARAHEVPLDDLVGAPSVGDPRVRARPIVRHGRTMVPLTARPGGLQAYKMVQEAGSGEVPEQRTHEGYEWLFVLSGRLRLLLAEHDLVLEPGEAAEFDTRLPHWFGPAEDQPVEFLSLFGPQGERMHVRAKPKRG, encoded by the coding sequence ATGAAGGAACACGACCGGGACGACCCCGGACTCGACGCCGTGCTCACCGGGGTCGGCCCCCGGCTGCGCCGTCTGCGCAAGGACCGGGGGGTCACCCTCTCCGCGCTCTCCGCCGCCACCGGGATCTCCGTCTCCACGCTCTCCCGGCTGGAGTCCGGCGGCCGTCGCCCCAGCCTGGAGCTGCTGCTCCCGATCGCCCGCGCCCACGAGGTCCCGCTCGACGACCTCGTGGGCGCCCCGTCCGTGGGCGACCCCCGGGTCAGGGCCAGGCCGATCGTGCGGCACGGCCGGACGATGGTGCCGCTGACTGCCCGCCCCGGCGGACTCCAGGCGTACAAGATGGTGCAGGAGGCGGGCAGCGGCGAGGTGCCGGAGCAGCGCACGCACGAGGGGTACGAGTGGCTGTTCGTGCTCTCCGGCAGGCTGCGGCTGCTCCTGGCCGAGCACGATCTGGTGCTGGAGCCGGGGGAGGCCGCCGAGTTCGACACCCGGCTGCCGCACTGGTTCGGGCCGGCCGAGGACCAGCCGGTGGAGTTCCTCAGTCTCTTCGGCCCGCAGGGTGAGCGGATGCATGTGAGGGCGAAGCCGAAGCGGGGCTGA
- a CDS encoding ABC transporter ATP-binding protein, whose protein sequence is MTADRAANAAVLDVRDLSVRFRMRGGRDIAAVTDARFSVAPGECLALVGESGCGKSVLASALLGLLPANAQTTGSALLGGDTDLLTAGERTLARTVRGRRIGLVPQSPAAHLTPVRTVRAQLEETLRELTGVRGSAAVREAAEKAAARASFPADHLDRHPHQLSGGLAQRAATALALIGDAPLLLADEPTTGLDRDLVERTVDELRRHTDGGRALLIITHDLAAAERIADRVAVMYAGRIVEIADAGPFFGAPGPRHPYARGLLDALPERDFAPIPGMPPELGALPDGCAFAARCARADELCTAERPAFDGGLACHHGPTGRTHSLTKEAADA, encoded by the coding sequence GTGACCGCCGACCGCGCCGCGAACGCCGCTGTCCTCGATGTCCGCGACCTCTCCGTACGCTTCCGGATGCGCGGCGGCCGGGACATCGCGGCGGTCACCGACGCCCGCTTCTCCGTCGCGCCGGGGGAGTGCCTCGCCCTGGTCGGGGAGAGCGGCTGCGGCAAGTCGGTGCTCGCCTCCGCCCTGCTCGGCCTGCTCCCCGCCAACGCGCAGACCACCGGCAGCGCGCTGCTCGGCGGGGACACGGACCTGCTGACGGCGGGGGAGCGGACGCTGGCCCGTACGGTACGGGGACGGCGCATCGGCCTCGTACCGCAGAGCCCCGCCGCCCACCTCACCCCCGTGCGCACCGTCCGCGCCCAGCTGGAGGAGACCCTCCGCGAGCTGACCGGGGTGCGCGGGTCCGCGGCCGTCCGGGAGGCGGCGGAGAAGGCCGCCGCCCGGGCCTCGTTCCCCGCCGACCACCTGGACCGCCACCCGCACCAGCTCTCCGGCGGCCTCGCCCAGCGCGCCGCCACCGCGCTCGCCCTGATCGGCGACGCCCCGCTGCTGCTCGCGGACGAGCCGACCACCGGACTCGACCGGGACCTGGTGGAGCGGACCGTCGACGAACTGCGCCGCCACACCGACGGCGGCCGGGCGCTGCTGATCATCACCCACGACCTGGCGGCGGCCGAGCGGATCGCCGACCGGGTCGCCGTGATGTACGCGGGCCGGATCGTGGAGATCGCCGACGCGGGCCCCTTCTTCGGCGCCCCCGGGCCCCGCCACCCGTACGCCAGGGGCCTGCTCGACGCCCTGCCCGAACGGGACTTCGCCCCGATCCCCGGGATGCCGCCCGAGCTGGGCGCGCTCCCCGACGGCTGCGCCTTCGCCGCCCGCTGCGCCCGCGCCGACGAGCTCTGCACCGCCGAACGCCCCGCCTTCGACGGCGGACTCGCCTGCCACCACGGGCCGACGGGCCGCACCCACTCCCTCACGAAGGAGGCCGCCGATGCTTGA
- a CDS encoding acyl-CoA dehydrogenase → MSPAVDAAEVRRRTRELLAAHPPATTGRTDFLKARFDAGLAWVHYPQGLGGLDAPRSLQQAVDAELAAADAPDNDPRRIGIGLGMAAPTILGYGTDEQKRRFLRPLWVGEEVWCQLFSEPGAGSDLAALATRAVRDGDDWVVDGQKVWTSSAHAARWAILIARTDPDLPKHRGISYFICDMTDPGVDVRPLRQITGEAEFNEVFLSGVRIPDSHRLGPVGEGWKVAQTTLMNERVSIGGSRIPREGGMIGPVSRTWRERPELRTHGTHQRLLTLWVEAEVARLTGERLRQQLVAGQPGPEGSGMKLAFARLNQEISGLEVELLGDEGLLYGDWTMVRPELVDFTGRDAGYRYLRSKGNSIEGGTSEVLLNIVAERVLGLPAEPRNDKDVAWKDLSR, encoded by the coding sequence ATGAGCCCGGCCGTCGACGCCGCCGAGGTCCGCCGCCGCACCCGCGAGCTGCTCGCCGCGCACCCGCCCGCCACCACCGGCCGCACCGACTTCCTCAAGGCCCGGTTCGACGCGGGCCTCGCCTGGGTCCACTACCCGCAGGGGCTCGGCGGGCTCGACGCGCCCCGCTCCCTCCAGCAGGCCGTCGACGCCGAACTCGCCGCCGCCGACGCCCCCGACAACGACCCGCGCCGCATCGGTATCGGGCTCGGCATGGCCGCCCCCACCATCCTCGGCTACGGCACCGACGAGCAGAAGCGGCGCTTCCTGCGGCCCCTGTGGGTGGGGGAGGAGGTCTGGTGCCAGCTCTTCAGCGAGCCCGGCGCCGGCTCCGACCTCGCCGCCCTCGCCACCCGGGCCGTCCGCGACGGCGACGACTGGGTGGTCGACGGGCAGAAGGTCTGGACGTCCAGCGCCCATGCGGCCCGCTGGGCGATCCTCATCGCCCGCACCGACCCGGACCTCCCCAAGCACCGGGGCATCAGCTACTTCATCTGCGACATGACCGACCCGGGCGTCGACGTCCGGCCGCTGCGCCAGATCACCGGGGAGGCCGAGTTCAACGAGGTCTTCCTCTCCGGCGTCCGCATCCCCGACAGCCACCGGCTCGGCCCCGTCGGGGAGGGCTGGAAGGTCGCGCAGACTACGCTGATGAACGAGCGCGTCTCGATCGGCGGTTCCCGCATCCCCCGCGAGGGCGGCATGATCGGCCCCGTCTCCCGGACCTGGCGCGAACGCCCCGAGCTGCGCACCCACGGCACCCACCAACGCCTGCTCACCCTCTGGGTGGAGGCCGAGGTCGCCCGGCTCACCGGGGAGCGGCTGCGCCAGCAGCTCGTCGCCGGACAGCCCGGGCCCGAGGGCTCGGGCATGAAGCTCGCGTTCGCCCGCCTCAACCAGGAGATCAGCGGACTGGAGGTCGAACTGCTCGGCGACGAGGGCCTGTTGTACGGCGACTGGACCATGGTCCGCCCGGAGCTGGTCGACTTCACCGGCCGGGACGCCGGTTACCGCTACCTCCGCTCCAAGGGGAACTCCATCGAGGGCGGCACCAGCGAGGTCCTGCTGAACATCGTGGCCGAACGCGTCCTCGGGCTGCCCGCCGAACCCCGTAACGACAAGGACGTCGCCTGGAAGGACCTGAGCCGATGA
- a CDS encoding PIG-L domain-containing protein — protein sequence MTPQRLEPLPADWSRALAVVAHPDDLEYGAAAAVAAWTDGGREVVYLLASRGEAGIDTLPPEECAPLREREQRASAAVVGVRTVEFLDHRDGVIEYGTGLRRDIAAAIRRHRPELVITLNHRDTWGGVAWNTPDHRAVGRATLDAVADAGNRWIFPELTEQGLKPWNGVRWTAVAGSDRPTHAVDATAGFERSVQSLLEHRTYIEALTAEAPEKYCRSFLEGMVRAEAERFGGRPAVTFEVFAH from the coding sequence ATGACGCCGCAGCGACTCGAACCCCTGCCCGCCGACTGGAGCCGCGCCCTGGCCGTGGTCGCCCACCCCGACGACCTGGAGTACGGCGCCGCCGCTGCCGTGGCCGCCTGGACCGACGGGGGCCGTGAGGTCGTCTATCTCCTCGCCAGCCGGGGCGAGGCCGGGATCGACACCCTGCCGCCCGAGGAGTGCGCCCCGCTGCGCGAGCGGGAACAGCGGGCGAGCGCGGCGGTCGTCGGAGTCCGTACGGTGGAGTTCCTGGACCACCGCGACGGGGTGATCGAGTACGGCACCGGGCTGCGCCGAGACATCGCCGCCGCCATCCGCCGCCACCGCCCGGAGCTGGTGATCACCCTCAACCACCGCGACACCTGGGGCGGGGTCGCCTGGAACACCCCCGACCACCGGGCCGTCGGCCGCGCCACCCTGGACGCCGTGGCCGACGCGGGCAACCGGTGGATCTTCCCGGAGCTGACCGAACAGGGGCTGAAGCCGTGGAACGGGGTGCGCTGGACCGCCGTGGCGGGCAGCGACCGGCCCACGCACGCCGTGGACGCGACGGCCGGATTCGAGCGGTCCGTGCAGTCGCTCCTCGAACACCGCACCTACATCGAGGCGCTGACCGCGGAGGCGCCCGAGAAGTACTGCCGGTCCTTCCTGGAGGGCATGGTGCGCGCCGAGGCCGAGCGGTTCGGCGGCCGTCCCGCCGTCACCTTCGAGGTCTTCGCCCACTGA
- a CDS encoding alcohol dehydrogenase encodes MQAWRVHRNGEPGEVMSLEETDRPTPGDGQVLVRVAAANVNFPDALLCRGQYQVRPPLPFTPGVEVCGTTEDGRRVLATPALPYGGFAEYVVADGAALLPAPDALDDAEAAALHIGYQTGWFGLHRRARLQPGETLLVHAAAGGVGSAAVQLGKAAGATVIGVVGGPEKAAVARELGCDLVIDRRSEDIVAAVKEATGGRGADVVYDPVGGDAYAKSVKCVAFEGRVLVVGFASGNIPAPALNHALVKNYSIIGLHWGLYNTHDPAAIRACHDELTKLAAQGIVKPLVSERVGMAGAAEAVQRVADGTSTGRIVVLPGGAR; translated from the coding sequence ATGCAGGCATGGCGAGTGCACCGGAACGGCGAGCCGGGCGAGGTGATGAGCCTGGAGGAGACGGACCGGCCCACCCCCGGCGACGGGCAGGTGCTCGTCCGGGTCGCCGCGGCGAACGTCAACTTCCCCGACGCCCTGCTCTGCCGGGGCCAGTACCAGGTGCGTCCGCCGCTGCCGTTCACCCCGGGCGTCGAGGTGTGCGGCACCACGGAGGACGGGCGGCGGGTCCTCGCCACCCCCGCCCTGCCGTACGGGGGTTTCGCCGAGTACGTCGTCGCGGACGGGGCCGCCCTGCTGCCCGCCCCCGACGCCCTGGACGACGCGGAAGCCGCCGCGCTCCACATCGGCTACCAGACCGGCTGGTTCGGCCTCCACCGCCGCGCCCGCCTCCAGCCCGGCGAGACCCTCCTCGTCCACGCGGCGGCGGGCGGGGTCGGCAGCGCGGCCGTCCAGCTCGGCAAGGCGGCGGGCGCCACCGTCATCGGGGTCGTCGGCGGACCGGAGAAGGCGGCCGTCGCCCGTGAACTGGGCTGCGACCTGGTCATCGACCGGCGGAGCGAGGACATCGTGGCCGCCGTCAAGGAGGCCACCGGCGGGCGCGGCGCCGATGTCGTCTACGACCCGGTCGGCGGCGACGCGTACGCCAAGTCCGTCAAGTGCGTCGCCTTCGAGGGCCGGGTCCTCGTCGTCGGCTTCGCCAGCGGGAACATCCCCGCCCCCGCGCTCAACCACGCCCTGGTGAAGAACTACTCGATCATCGGGCTGCACTGGGGCCTCTACAACACCCACGACCCGGCCGCCATCCGCGCCTGCCACGACGAGCTGACCAAGCTCGCCGCCCAGGGCATTGTGAAGCCCCTGGTCAGCGAGCGTGTCGGGATGGCCGGGGCCGCCGAGGCCGTCCAGCGTGTCGCCGACGGCACCAGCACCGGCCGGATCGTCGTGCTCCCCGGAGGCGCCCGATGA
- a CDS encoding ABC transporter permease, protein MARMTGRRALFAVPVLLTVTFGVFAVAAASPFDPVKAYAGTAGLTASQENLDQLRANLGVDQPLPTRWWNWLTSALQGDFGDSTVMRQPVADVIAERMGWSVLLAASAFVIAILLGTALGVLAARRPGGWLDRGVSSAAYTLEAAPAFWLGLLAIWLFALKLDLLPAGGLTDAGSETITFGQVASHLVLPAAVLGISQLPWFFLYVRQGVMDALAEDPVRGARARGLSERTVLLGHGLRSGMLPMLTLIGSRVPELITGALLIETVFSWPGIAAATVQAATSVDFSLLAALTVLATAAVLLGNLLSDLLYGLADPRVAFDG, encoded by the coding sequence ATGGCACGGATGACGGGACGGCGGGCCCTGTTCGCCGTCCCGGTCCTCCTCACCGTCACCTTCGGCGTCTTCGCCGTCGCCGCCGCGTCCCCCTTCGACCCCGTCAAGGCGTACGCGGGGACCGCCGGTCTCACCGCGTCCCAGGAGAACCTGGACCAGCTCCGGGCCAACCTCGGCGTCGACCAGCCGCTGCCCACCCGCTGGTGGAACTGGCTGACCTCGGCCCTCCAGGGCGACTTCGGCGACTCCACCGTGATGCGCCAGCCGGTCGCCGACGTGATCGCCGAACGCATGGGCTGGTCCGTCCTGCTCGCCGCCTCCGCCTTCGTCATCGCGATCCTGCTCGGCACCGCGCTCGGCGTCCTCGCCGCCCGCAGGCCCGGCGGCTGGCTCGACCGGGGCGTCAGCTCCGCCGCGTACACCCTGGAAGCCGCCCCCGCCTTCTGGCTCGGCCTCCTCGCGATCTGGCTCTTCGCCCTGAAGCTGGACCTCCTCCCGGCCGGCGGGCTCACCGACGCAGGCAGCGAGACCATCACCTTCGGCCAGGTCGCCTCCCACCTGGTGCTGCCCGCGGCGGTCCTCGGGATCTCCCAGCTGCCGTGGTTCTTCCTCTACGTACGCCAAGGGGTCATGGACGCCCTCGCGGAAGACCCCGTGCGCGGGGCGCGCGCCCGCGGGCTGAGCGAGCGCACGGTGCTCCTCGGCCACGGCCTGCGCTCCGGAATGCTCCCCATGCTCACCCTGATCGGCTCCCGCGTCCCCGAGCTCATCACCGGGGCGCTCCTCATCGAGACGGTCTTCAGCTGGCCCGGCATCGCCGCCGCCACCGTGCAGGCCGCCACCTCGGTCGACTTCTCCCTGCTCGCCGCGCTCACGGTGCTCGCCACCGCCGCCGTCCTGCTGGGCAACCTCCTCTCCGACCTGCTCTACGGGCTCGCCGACCCCCGGGTGGCCTTCGATGGCTGA
- a CDS encoding ABC transporter permease yields MADTALAPLPGRTTRRVRVVTSVTVVVAVALAVLIVPPLAQLDQQAVDLSNKLHPPSWAHPFGTDDVGRDLLLRCVYGLRVSLLVGLVAALTATVIGTAIGALAGAFGGWPDRIVMRVVDTLSSIPHLLLGIFIVAMFRPGVWPVVISVALTHWISTARIVRSEVLSLRSRPFIDAAVSGGASRSRVIVRHLLPGVLPQAGLAAVLMVPHAMWHESALSFLGLGLPTHQASLGNLVQSARGSLLAGDWWPTLFPGLFLIIPTLALAGLAGAWRDRINPRRKSELML; encoded by the coding sequence ATGGCTGACACCGCACTCGCCCCGCTGCCGGGCCGCACCACCCGCCGTGTCCGGGTGGTCACCTCCGTGACCGTCGTCGTCGCCGTGGCGCTCGCCGTGCTCATCGTGCCGCCGCTCGCCCAGCTCGACCAGCAGGCCGTCGACCTCTCCAACAAGCTCCACCCGCCGTCCTGGGCCCACCCCTTCGGCACCGACGACGTCGGCCGCGACCTGCTGCTGCGCTGTGTCTACGGGCTCCGCGTCTCGCTGCTCGTCGGACTGGTCGCGGCCCTCACCGCCACCGTCATCGGCACCGCGATCGGCGCGCTCGCCGGGGCGTTCGGCGGCTGGCCGGACCGGATCGTGATGCGGGTCGTCGACACCCTGTCCTCCATCCCGCACCTGCTGCTCGGCATCTTCATCGTCGCGATGTTCCGGCCCGGTGTCTGGCCGGTCGTCATCTCGGTGGCGCTCACCCACTGGATCTCCACCGCCCGGATCGTCCGCTCCGAAGTGCTCTCGCTGCGCTCGCGCCCCTTCATCGACGCGGCCGTCTCCGGCGGCGCGTCCCGGAGCCGGGTCATCGTGCGCCATCTGCTCCCCGGTGTGCTGCCGCAGGCCGGGCTCGCGGCGGTCCTCATGGTCCCGCACGCCATGTGGCACGAGTCCGCGCTCTCCTTCCTCGGGCTCGGACTCCCCACCCACCAGGCGAGCCTCGGCAACCTCGTCCAGTCCGCGCGCGGTTCGCTGCTCGCGGGGGACTGGTGGCCGACGCTCTTCCCCGGCCTCTTCCTGATCATCCCGACCCTCGCCCTGGCGGGGCTCGCGGGCGCCTGGCGCGACCGGATCAACCCGCGCCGGAAATCGGAGCTGATGCTGTGA
- a CDS encoding ABC transporter ATP-binding protein has translation MLELNRITAGYDRRAPVVREVSLSVGHGEAVGLLGPSGCGKSTLARVAALLHRPDAGTMTLDGTVVRGWRHRAPREQRTSVGVVFQQPRLSADPRLSLRELIAQPLRSTGRRAEVPARVAELAPLVGLSAELLERRPHAVSDGQLQRACLARALVLRPGLLICDEMTAMLDASTTAALVAVVERYRAESGAALLAVGHDRVLLERWCDRTVRWGEQSAERVPVG, from the coding sequence ATGCTTGAGCTGAACCGGATCACCGCCGGGTACGACCGCCGCGCCCCGGTCGTCCGCGAGGTCTCCCTGAGCGTCGGCCACGGCGAGGCGGTGGGGCTCCTGGGCCCCAGCGGCTGCGGCAAGTCCACCCTGGCCAGGGTCGCCGCCCTCCTGCACCGCCCGGACGCCGGAACCATGACCCTGGACGGCACGGTCGTACGCGGCTGGCGGCACCGCGCCCCGCGCGAGCAGCGCACCTCCGTGGGCGTCGTCTTCCAGCAGCCCCGGCTCTCCGCCGACCCCCGCCTCAGCCTGCGCGAACTGATCGCCCAGCCGCTCCGGTCCACCGGACGCCGCGCCGAGGTCCCGGCGCGGGTGGCGGAACTGGCCCCGCTGGTCGGCCTCTCCGCCGAGCTGCTGGAGCGCCGCCCGCACGCGGTGAGCGACGGGCAGCTCCAGCGGGCCTGCCTGGCGCGCGCCCTCGTGCTGCGGCCGGGGCTGCTGATCTGCGACGAGATGACCGCGATGCTCGACGCCTCGACGACCGCCGCCCTGGTCGCCGTGGTCGAGCGCTACCGGGCCGAGTCCGGGGCGGCCCTGCTGGCCGTCGGCCACGACCGGGTGCTCCTGGAACGCTGGTGCGACCGGACGGTCCGCTGGGGCGAGCAGAGCGCGGAGCGCGTCCCGGTGGGGTGA
- a CDS encoding acyl-CoA dehydrogenase yields MTAPAQPPATPDLLYSQDEEDLRSAVRALLADRADAPTVIVAAESATPYDQGLWEALATGIGAAGLLVPEKLGGQGASHREAAVVLEELGRTVAPAPYLTSSVVATETLLALTGTGGITPAGDSGPAAALLAELASGSRTAVLAVPFATPPGGAQAALAALDGTVQGIADAAVADVLLVPTAEGLYAVGATAPGVAVEPLVPLDLTRPLAALTLSGAAGTPLAGPDASATAVRRGLLAGAGLLASEQLGIAEWCLAETVRYTRERHQFNRPVGSFQALKHRMAQLWLEVVSARAAARNAADALATGSPDAPLAVAVAQAYCSGVAVHAAEECVQLHGGIGMTWEHPAHLYLKRAKADSIAYGTAGRHREAVAELAELPAP; encoded by the coding sequence ATGACCGCGCCCGCCCAGCCCCCGGCCACCCCCGACCTGCTCTACTCCCAGGACGAGGAGGACCTGCGCTCCGCCGTGCGCGCCCTTCTCGCCGACCGGGCCGACGCGCCGACGGTGATCGTGGCGGCCGAGTCCGCCACGCCGTACGACCAGGGGCTGTGGGAGGCGCTCGCCACCGGCATCGGCGCCGCCGGACTCCTCGTACCGGAGAAGCTCGGCGGCCAGGGCGCGTCCCACCGGGAGGCCGCCGTGGTCCTGGAGGAGCTGGGCCGCACCGTCGCCCCGGCCCCGTACCTGACCAGCTCCGTCGTGGCCACCGAGACCCTGCTCGCGCTGACCGGGACGGGAGGGATCACCCCGGCCGGAGACAGCGGACCCGCCGCCGCGCTCCTGGCCGAGCTGGCCTCCGGGTCCCGTACGGCCGTGCTCGCCGTGCCCTTCGCGACCCCGCCCGGGGGTGCGCAGGCGGCCCTCGCCGCGCTCGACGGCACCGTACAGGGGATCGCGGACGCCGCCGTGGCCGACGTGCTGCTGGTGCCGACCGCCGAAGGGCTGTACGCGGTCGGGGCCACGGCCCCCGGAGTGGCGGTGGAACCCCTCGTGCCGCTCGATCTGACCCGCCCGCTCGCCGCCCTCACCCTCTCCGGCGCGGCCGGGACCCCGCTCGCCGGGCCGGACGCGAGCGCCACCGCCGTACGGCGCGGGCTGCTGGCCGGGGCCGGACTGCTCGCCTCCGAGCAGCTCGGGATCGCGGAATGGTGCCTGGCCGAGACCGTCCGGTACACCCGCGAACGGCACCAGTTCAACCGGCCCGTGGGCTCGTTCCAGGCGCTCAAGCACCGGATGGCCCAGCTCTGGCTGGAGGTCGTCTCGGCCCGCGCCGCCGCCCGCAACGCCGCCGACGCCCTCGCCACCGGCAGCCCCGACGCCCCGCTCGCGGTCGCGGTGGCCCAGGCGTACTGTTCCGGCGTCGCGGTCCACGCCGCCGAGGAGTGCGTCCAGCTCCACGGCGGGATCGGGATGACCTGGGAACACCCGGCGCACCTCTACCTCAAGCGCGCCAAGGCGGACTCGATCGCGTACGGTACGGCGGGCCGCCACCGCGAGGCCGTCGCGGAGCTGGCGGAGCTGCCCGCGCCGTAG